The nucleotide window AATCAATTGAGATTAATCCCAAAAGGAATTGAAAGTTAACTAGATTTTCTATTGCTCTCCTTATGGCTTCACTTCTGGATTAATCCCAAAAGGAATTGAAAGCATCTTTTTCCGTCGCTTTATATCACCTATGGACTCTTCAGATTAATCCCAAAAGGAATTGAAAGACCATACCCAACTTCTAACAACGTCGTTCTTAACAACGGATTAATCCCAAAAGGAATTGAAAGAGTAAATCAAAAAGCAAATAAGTCAGGGGTGGAGAATTCGATTAATCCCAAAAGGAATTGAAAGTAACGTTTTTAGTTATGTCGTTATCTTCTTCGTTGATTAATCCCAAAAGGAATTGAAAGTTGTAGTTTGAATGCGAAACCATTTGCTAAGATATTGATAATGGATTAATCCCAAAAGGAATTGAAAGCGTTATCACAGTTATATTTCTTCTTTAAAATATCATATGATTAATCCCAAAAGGAATTGAAAGTTATCCAGACATTAAGCATGTTGTCGTAGAGGTAGCTGGATTAATCCCAAAAGGAATTGAAAGTACTTTTCCATCTTGAGGTATTGCGTTTAGTTGCACTGATTAATCCCAAAAGGAATTGAAAGTCTGTCAGTAGCACAAATAATTTTGTTCTCATAAATAGTGATTAATCCCAAAAGGAATTGAAAGCGCCCATAGGACGGGATTTAGATTTCTTGTAGGATTTGTTTGATTAATCCCAAAAGGAATTGAAAGGTAAGGGGGCTATCCATCCCCGCCCGTGAGGCTTTCCGCCCGATTAATCCCAAAAGGAATTGAAAGTGAATCGTTATGGGCTTAGTTAATTCCGTAGTTAAACCGATTAATCCCAAAAGGAATTGAAAGAACTTAAAGTTGTTATACGTCATTGGAATAACATTCATTGATTAATCCCAAAAGGAATTGAAAGTTTACGATATTCACGTCGACAGATACCCTTACTGCTGATCGATTAATCCCAAAAGGAATTGAAAGATAGAATTGCATCAGACAGCTTTCATACCTCCGCATCTGATTAATCCCAAAAGGAATTGAAAGATATCCAACGCTTGAAGTAATATTTGAATGTCAATACTTTGATTAATCCCAAAAGGAATTGAAAGATGCATTCCACCTCTGTTTCTTCCTCTTTACGCATTTCTGATTAATCCCAAAAGGAATTGAAAGCTCTATATTCTACTATCCTCCCTCTCTGCTCTGGCGGATTAATCCCAAAAGGAATTGAAAGATCTCTGATTTCTCAGTTCTCTAATTCCGAATACTACATGATTAATCCCAAAAGGAATTGAAAGTAAAACTGCTCAAAAATGCTAGAATTATAATTATGGCTATGGATTAATCCCAAAAGGAATTGAAAGATAATTATTCAAGATGCGATATTGTTTCAAATTTTGATTAATCCCAAAAGGAATTGAAAGAAACAACGCAGCAAAAACGAAGAAGATAACGACATAAGATTAATCCCAAAAGGAATTGAAAGGCAAGGGGTAGACCCGCGACCTGTGGGGCACGCACCCGATTAATCCCAAAAGGAATTGAAAGATGTGTCCGTTCGGTGCGATGTATATTTGTACGTCTTTTGATTAATCCCAAAAGGAATTGAAAGTTATATTACGATAAAAGTGCCAGATATGGTTGTTGGCATTGATTAATCCCAAAAGGAATTGAAAGCCCACCAGAAAAAAAGAAGGGTGGGGGGCAAGGGCCCCGGGATTAATCCCAAAAGGAATTGAAAGGCATATATTATTGGCTGAGGTAAGGTCGGCATATCTGTCGGATTAATCCCAAAAGGAATTGAAAGCCATCCAAGCCTTGATTTGATATTCCTTTTAATGTCTGCGATTAATCCCAAAAGGAATTGAAAGTTCATTATCCTCAATTTTTTCTATACCCTTGTTGTTCATTGATTAATCCCAAAAGGAATTGAAAGCCCCACTGGAATGCACCATTTCTTGCAAGTAATACATTTGATTAATCCCAAAAGGAATTGAAAGATGCAGTTTGGCCTAAAGGAATATATACGTTAATGTCTGCGATTAATCCCAAAAGGAATTGAAAGCCATTATTCGGCACTGCATTTAATTGAAGCACTATACTGATTAATCCCAAAAGGAATTGAAAGAATATTTTGAATATTTGTACACCCATATGAAAAACGCAGGATTAATCCCAAAAGGAATTGAAAGTATCTCTTATTCGTAAGGGTTAAAACAAAATTATCTTGATTAATCCCAAAAGGAATTGAAAGTATATTGATGAGTCGAAGAATCTGATGAAGAACTTCCTTGGATTAATCCCAAAAGGAATTGAAAGTTTTTATTTAAGAACACTGATGGAAAGATCTATAGGATTAATCCCAAAAGGAATTGAAAGACCCATATTGAAGAGTTTGAGCATAAAAATGATTCTAGATTAATCCCAAAAGGAATTGAAAGTTCTCAATTGCCTTTCCCACGATAACCTCAATCCAGTAGGATTAATCCCAAAAGGAATTGAAAGGAACGAACATGGTAAGCCCTGAGGACCTTGAAAACGATGGATTAATCCCAAAAGGAATTGAAAGCTCAGCAGATTTAAACTAACGATATTAATTGTACACACTGGATTAATCCCAAAAGGAATTGAAAGTTAAGTTGTTTTGCTCTATTTAAAACAAAAATAATCCAAGATTAATCCCAAAAGGAATTGAAAGCAAGTGCAATAGCAAACTACTACTAAATATAACATATATGATTAATCCCAAAAGGAATTGAAAGCTATATGGGGTCAGGGTGGAACTAAAATCGTGGCTTTAGATTAATCCCAAAAGGAATTGAAAGCTTACTTAAGCCTAATATCTCCGCAACTTCATCAATAGTGATTAATCCCAAAAGGAATTGAAAGGAACTCTCTATTGCTGACGAACTAAGAGAAAATTGTTTCAAGATTAATCCCAAAAGGAATTGAAAGTCTAACAATGAATCTGTCATAAAGTGCCCGCAACTCTTGATTAATCCCAAAAGGAATTGAAAGAGATTATCAATCAAGTGATAGAGATATTGCAATTTTGATTAATCCCAAAAGGAATTGAAAGTGTTAGATACGGCAAGGCAAAGATTACAAACAAGGATGTGATTAATCCCAAAAGGAATTGAAAGAAAATGGTGCTTATCGCTATTAGGTAGTCGGCGTTGTTTGATTAATCCCAAAAGGAATTGAAAGACTACTCTTACTTTTTGCATTCCTTTTGGAGTAGGCGATTAATCCCAAAAGGAATTGAAAGTATTTACGTGCATAAAGAACATACCTCCAGCGCCTCCTCGATTAATCCCAAAAGGAATTGAAAGTCGTAAACTTGAAACTGACCCGTATATCCGAATTTACGATTAATCCCAAAAGGAATTGAAAGGTATTATTCTCATAATAGGAACCGCCCTAGTGTATGCTAGATTAATCCCAAAAGGAATTGAAAGCGTGATTACATGGAACATTACTTTTCCACCGAATATTGATTAATCCCAAAAGGAATTGAAAGTTTATGTTTTCGAGTTCTTCTGGTCTTAACATCACTCTAGATTAATCCCAAAAGGAATTGAAAGGTCAGTTATACGCTACATATGAAAAGATAAATGAAGGATTAATCCCAAAAGGAATTGAAAGATCTCTCTTAGTTTTGTCAAAGCTTCTGACCCGCTCCTGATTAATCCCAAAAGGAATTGAAAGTCTATCTTTATTGTTACAACTTTTGCATACGACATAATTTGATTAATCCCAAAAGGAATTGAAAGTCCTCTATCATCTCCTTTAAGCACTGTGTAATCTCACTTGATTAATCCCAAAAGGAATTGAAAGTAATACTGCAGTAACGGTACAAGTCATTGACAGCGCTGATTAATCCCAAAAGGAATTGAAAGATATGGTATTCAGTAAATTCATGCTATAGTCAATTTCTTAGTAAGTGCGAAGAGAAATAGCTTTTGTCTATACAAAGAATACCAGTTAAATCCCTTAACCCACTTATTTCCAACATTCCCCATTTAATAGCCCTTTTTATTTCTTTGCAATTATTACGAAAAAGACTATATTTGCAAGTGCTCAAATGTTTCACGTCAAGAATCCGCAACTAACCCGTTCCCTAAGAACTAAGTATATTTTACACTTCTTTAAACTAATGGCTTACCATTGTTTGATGATGTGCATATCAAGTTATGATAAATCTTATAATGAGAATTCCAGCAAATTAAAAGAAGGCATTACATGCCTCGCCTCTAACAGACCTGAGTTCGCAACTGTAGGAAGGAATTTTGAGGGAAGTGAGGATATGGAAACAATATGTTTCCTTTTTGGCTACGTTACGATGAGAGTTACTTGAGATAAAAGAGTTATTAGTTTGCATTGTCTATCTATATAATGTGTTCTTTACTCATTCAGATATGCTGTTGCTTTCAAAGAGGATAAAGAAGTTACCTAAGAACGTGGATGAGGAGCTGAGGGGATGGAATTGGAGCGAACCACCAGTTTACACTAGGTCCCTTTCACAGGTATCAATTTCCGAAATGGTTTACTGTAGTACTCTGAGGAACGTTTACCTTAAGGTAAAGGGCTTTAGGGGAGAAATAGGTAGGCAAATACTTCAAGGTTCACTTATCCACACGATTTACGCTATTGGCATTGAAGCAATCAAACGTTTTATTTATTCAAGGGAAAGCATTGATGGGAGTACTCTGAGAACGCTAATGGGAGATGAGTTTTACTCCCTACTTAAGGACTTAAGGGAGGAAGAGGGGATTTACGCAAAGGTCTTATGGGATCACATTACGAACATTTATTCAGCTGAACTGGATAGGGTTAGGAGTAAGTTCACTAACTTAACTAGGGATTCCTTGGTCTCCCAAGTTGTGCCGTTTTACGTTGAGTTTCCAGTTGATGGTTCCCTTCTGGGCTTGACCAATTTAAGGGTCGACGCCTTTATCCCTCACCTTCCCCTAATAGCGGAAATGAAGACTGGGAAATACAGATACACTCACGAGTTGTCCCTTGCAGGATACGCTTTGGCAATTGAGAGCCAGTACGAGATACCCATTGATTTTGGTTACTTGTGTTATGTTACTGTGACTGAAAAGGAGGTTAAGAATAACTGCAAGCTGATTCCCATTTCAGATTCCTTGAGGAGTGAGTTCTTGGACATGAGGGATAAGGCTCAAGACATAATGGATAAGGGTGTGGATCCTGGGATAGCTAAGGATTGTGAGAGTGATTGCATGTTTTATAAGGTTTGTCACCCTTAATGTATTAATGACAATAAGTGGGATTACGATAAAGCACTTCGCCTATTGTCCTCAAATAGTTAGGATAGAGAGCATGGGGTTCACTGAGAGAGTGAGCGAGGCCATGATTGAGGGGGAACAAGTCGAGAAAGATAAGGTTATGAACTTCCTTTACGCTACGTTAAAACCGTTGAATGTTGTGGGAAAACCGATCTTTAGGTATGGGGACTTGATCGGTTCACCGGACTACGTTTTGATTTACCCAAATCACTGGGTTCCACTTGACGTTAAGAGTGGGAGGAAGAGGTATGATCACAAGTTGCAAATGAAGTATTACCTTTACTTAATGGACATGAATGGGATTAACGTGAAGGAGGGGTTACTGTATTACGTTAGCCTTAAGGAAATGGTTAGGTTAGAGTACAATTACGCTGAGAAGAGGTATGTGGAGAAGGTTTTGAGTAAGATAAGGGAAGCCATAAACGGTAAGGTGAGGGTTGTTCAAGACGCGAGGAAGTGCTATAATTGTGGATTTTTCGTCTATTGTAAACCTAAAATAAAGGGAAATTTAGCTTATGTTGATTGAGAAAAAGCATACTAAAACGTATTAGCATTTGAAGATATATACATACTAAGCAGATTGTTGATAGGAAAGGAATATTATTGGGTAAAACTGGTTTTTGAATAATATGCAAAAGCCTTCTTCTCTTTATTATGCTAACCTTTTCAAGTATTGTGATAAGCATTCAACCACTTAGGTAGCTTATACGAAAAGGGGATGAGCGTTAATAGGTATAAGTTATACTTCGTCAGACTTTAAAGGGCAAGAAAACTTCACTCAGTATTGACGTCCAAGGTTCACCGCACCTCTTCACACTATACGTAAGGTCATTTACTCTCTTGGATATGGAGCGTAGGAACCTCGTTGCATCCCACATTAAGGTCTCGAAGTCCGTGTAAATCTTCGAGTAGAGCCTTTTCTTGAGGACTGCCCACGGCCCCTCCGCCGGACTCTTATCCGGAGAGTAAGGCGGCAGATAAACAAACTCCACCCCATTTTCCTCAAGGAATTCCCTCACTTCATTACCGTGTATTCTAGCATTATCCATCACTATCACGGTCTTCTCGTCCTTTATTACCTTCCTCAAGTAGAGTATAATATCTTTTGAGTTCAGCGAGGGCTTCTTGTATGTCGAATAGGAGAAAGTTATTCCCTCTTTACTAATCGTTATCCCGCCTACTACTGCAAACCTCTTCCTCTTAGGGTTGACCTTTATCCCTCCTCCGACCTTCATCCAGCCTTTACCCTTGTTTATGTAGGACACGTACGACTCATCGAAGATGTGTACCTTGTACCCTTCTCTTATTTTTTAAAAAGCTTCTCCCCTTGTTCCTTCACCCACCTTTCTACAGCGTTATCGTCTCTAACGTAAGTTCTCTTTCCTTTCTTGTACTTGAAGCCTAACTTCTTGAGGACTGGGCTTAAACTCCTCGGGTTGTACTTTATCCCAAATTCCTTGTCAAGTATATACGCTATGAGCTTCAAGGTCCAGAAATCGTAGTTCAAGCCGAAATCTCTTGGGCTCTTTTCTAAGATTCGGACGAGCTTTTCCTCGTCCTTCAGTTTCGTGGGTCCCTTCCTCGGCTTAGCGCTCAGGTCACCTTTCCTCAACCACTTGTACACGGTAAAGATGGAGACGTCATACTTCTTGGCAACGTCCTTTATACTCATCCCGTTCCTCACATCTTTTACAGCGTTAATCCTCCTCTCTTCCTCTTGTTTCTTGTTGAGCCTTATACCGTGCATTCTGGATTTCGGCATAA belongs to Saccharolobus solfataricus and includes:
- the cas4a gene encoding type I-A CRISPR-associated protein Cas4/Csa1, whose product is MLLLSKRIKKLPKNVDEELRGWNWSEPPVYTRSLSQVSISEMVYCSTLRNVYLKVKGFRGEIGRQILQGSLIHTIYAIGIEAIKRFIYSRESIDGSTLRTLMGDEFYSLLKDLREEEGIYAKVLWDHITNIYSAELDRVRSKFTNLTRDSLVSQVVPFYVEFPVDGSLLGLTNLRVDAFIPHLPLIAEMKTGKYRYTHELSLAGYALAIESQYEIPIDFGYLCYVTVTEKEVKNNCKLIPISDSLRSEFLDMRDKAQDIMDKGVDPGIAKDCESDCMFYKVCHP
- the cas4 gene encoding CRISPR-associated protein Cas4, with the translated sequence MTISGITIKHFAYCPQIVRIESMGFTERVSEAMIEGEQVEKDKVMNFLYATLKPLNVVGKPIFRYGDLIGSPDYVLIYPNHWVPLDVKSGRKRYDHKLQMKYYLYLMDMNGINVKEGLLYYVSLKEMVRLEYNYAEKRYVEKVLSKIREAINGKVRVVQDARKCYNCGFFVYCKPKIKGNLAYVD